One window of Pelobates fuscus isolate aPelFus1 chromosome 9, aPelFus1.pri, whole genome shotgun sequence genomic DNA carries:
- the BCORL1 gene encoding BCL-6 corepressor-like protein 1 isoform X1 yields the protein MISAAPLYSSVHNWTSADCVRMCGIEDRRTALSDEESKTNNSQHLGSEDRVNSVLSKVDFIPATNQSDALMLQEDGGGEVETVQKLEEKPPDPILLVSAVEAVTPETRINISLLGSKQVNSMLDTSTHGASVTDHKRTESARAPAPDKVAGAEPSFQPADADQSVKQKTVLGPGLQIAGQPVEASHTVVSSSFSTLTPFAMSRICFSTTQVPNVQKLPLSFPPGAVLTPSQPLVYIPPQNCGQSLNVTTLPTTFGVTSTLTLPILQHCLQERCLPSIIAPSEMHSHAFASSVGRPITTDSKGVSTELNKPASTTASTSRTNSSSITAPAGVANICSDAPSAALTTLQTLSSHPTLPLVSVNPVTLASYTRTSSNLESQIDTANSSVSPLKSPPQLEREMVSPQDSCEMPLDLSSKSHRNKYTTPNQRKTPPMPVLTPVHTSGKASLSTVLSRSDCNSQRPLLNNFTSSSNVSQNLRAAPSIVMFPEFLRNGDPGSSQLLTAPGSWIKNSAPLISTIPGTYVGVANPVPASMLLNKDSSMSLSTDSRLLAKQEPISIIDQGEPKNSESCSKKSNPTTADGQQPAVQRYVHGHVTSVSSLCPPKNWTSSGHASVHPKCPLNGKPSNAQVLPVSWSPYHQASLFSIGISTTGTLHSSQGTQHRLPIGEYTLFPSILPAEPSVTPQKAVGETVDAPQKNSVASVPVQELSAKGRTCESLSKPRKTNANKALLAPKPAAGNPVLYIHSFVPERTDSGVDSVKGANVSTIVNKPSDKQNCKEEKIRSKFPCNRKSFGDTKPKNNVLATYMTHDQPLVNQQKDSHCLSLLDQNCTKNVSKSEVSQNPPVPSKRSHKKGHSMDTQHCVQEVDLSKVKIERVDDDESFGCISSYNNQVWSPADMPIIPKVKTRIKKEPGLRSRSKRSEEVTPTKQAQQKSRCKRKQKDEVVNTSPEPYKRKWRRQMKTPPAVPEKKAKANKKSGSEKEAAGIRTRRRRRKNIKCEPFDPEFDIDIPERKHKNSFRDFIPVVLKSRTRSQTGNTCPLDSVSACAESFSAEEAEVEVPCKKRKLRNVYKACQYRKSMVPKEEPESVPISPVLRGSWDMSSRSFDTTKLWAKLEEEDDGNEDGPLRRRKRRRQKNRKYQNGEYLTEKEEEEVSLCYRRRKTRPDVKKRRLSPSERVNSTQKSKLSLSTRDKEKQGDSRASPNESPNSQMQDKPPGKRKFKTKHIGGSADEDTKVKARRISQSPKTTPIKSPPSRKSTDPGTPYRSRRTSSLGSSDTPSAQHIPPEARRLIVNKNAGETLLQRAARLGYKDVVLYCLQRDLGDINHRDNAGYTALHEACARGWTDILQILLDNGANVNCSAQDGTRPIHDAVVNDNLETVWLLLSYGADPTLATYSGQTPIKLASSEVMRTYLSDYLFDLRGRSEGDSRATWDFYSSTVLGGKDDIGHDVILDHSDNSEEEGDKDQEDNFMFEFSEKPLLSCYSLHVSLTSGPRNWFIFSEVLKRLKLSSRIFQARYPHFEIASIHKNEFTRQVFTSQLLTPSEGTDLWPQDIGEVIELVQYDPELLRLLGSSVEFQCVNS from the exons ATGATATCAGCTGCCCCACTTTACAGTAGTGTGCACAACTGGACAAGTGCGGAttgtgtgcgcatgtgcggcatcgAGGACAG GAGAACGGCACTGTCTGATGAAGAGTCCAAAACCAACAACTCCCAGCACCTGGGGTCTGAAGATCGCGTGAATAGTGTTCTTTCCAAG GTGGATTTCATACCAGCAACCAACCAAAGTGATGCCCTGATGCTGCAGGAAGATGGAGGAGGCGAGGTGGAAACTGTTCAGAAACTAGAAGAGAAGCCCCCAGATCCCATCTTGTTAGTTTCTGCAGTTGAGGCGGTGACCCCAGAAACCCGCATTAATATTTCACTACTAGGCAGCAAGCAAGTCAACAGCATGTTGGATACCTCCACCCACGGGGCTTCAGTTACAGACCATAAAAGAACAGAGTCTGCCAGGGCTCCAGCTCCAGACAAAGTAGCCGGAGCAGAACCTTCCTTTCAGCCAGCTGATGCAGATCAATCCGTAAAGCAAAAGACTGTCCTGGGGCCTGGCTTACAAATAGCAGGTCAACCAGTGGAGGCTTCACATACTGTTGTGTCCTCTAGTTTTAGCACGCTAACCCCTTTTGCTATGAGCAGAATCTGCTTCTCTACCACTCAGGTTCCTAATGTTCAGAAACTTCCTCTATCGTTTCCACCTGGAGCGGTTTTGACCCCAAGCCAGCCTCTGGTTTACATCCCACCTCAAAATTGTGGGCAGTCTCTCAATGTAACTACCTTACCAACGACGTTTGGAGTAACGTCCACACTGACTCTTCCTATTCTGCAACACTGTTTGCAGGAGAGATGTCTACCTAGCATCATAGCACCTTCAGAAATGCATTCACATGCGTTTGCATCCTCTGTGGGAAGACCCATCACCACTGATTCTAAAGGGGTTTCTACAGAATTAAATAAGCCAGCCAGCACAACAGCTTCCACGTCTAGAACCAACAGCAGCAGTATCACAGCACCTGCTGGTGTTGCAAATATCTGCTCTGATGCCCCATCTGCTGCTTTGACAACTCTGCAAACTCTGTCTTCTCATCCCACGCTCCCTTTAGTCAGTGTGAACCCTGTTACCCTTGCTTCCTACACCAGGACATCATCTAACCTTGAATCACAAATTGATACTGCAAATTCATCCGTCTCCCCGCTAAAGTCCCCACCTCAACTTGAGAGGGAAATGGTTTCTCCCCAAGACTCTTGTGAAATGCCTCTTGACCTGTCCTCAAAATCCCACCGTAATAAATATACAACACCAAACCAGCGCAAAACCCCTCCTATGCCAGTGTTAACCCCGGTTCACACTAGCGGGAAAGCATCATTGTCCACTGTCTTGTCCAGATCTGACTGCAATTCTCAGCGTCCTCTCCTAAACAACTTCACCAGCAGCAGTAATGTTAGCCAGAATCTTCGAGCAGCACCTTCCATAGTAATGTTCCCAGAATTCTTGCGAAATGGAGATCCAGGGTCATCACAGTTGTTAACAGCTCCTGGGTCTTGGATCAAAAATTCTGCTCCTCTCATTAGCACTATACCTGGTACCTATGTAGGAGTGGCCAACCCAGTGCCTGCCTCTATGTTGTTGAACAAAGACTCAAGCATGAGCCTTAGCACAGACTCTCGACTTCTGGCTAAACAGGAGCCGATCTCAATCATTGACCAGGGAGAGCCAAAGAACTCAGAGTCGTGTAGCAAGAAAAGCAACCCGACTACAGCAGATGGGCAGCAGCCTGCTGTTCAGAGGTACGTTCATGGTCATGTTACTTCAGTGTCCTCTTTATGTCCACCAAAGAATTGGACATCATCTGGACATGCGAGTGTACACCCAAAGTGTCCCTTAAATGGGAAACCCAGCAATGCTCAGGTTTTGCCAGTTAGTTGGTCTCCTTATCATCAGGCCTCGCTGTTTTCCATTGGTATATCGACCACAGGAACACTCCATTCAAGCCAAGGCACTCAACACAGACTTCCCATTGGAGAGTACACCTTATTTCCCAGTATTCTTCCTGCAGAGCCCAGTGTGACCCCTCAGAAGGCTGTTGGTGAAACAGTTGATGCTCCACAGAAAAATTCTGTTGCATCAGTCCCTGTGCAGGAATTGTCTGCAAAGGGAAGGACATGTGAATCTCTTTCCAAGCCAAGGAAAACAAATGCAAATAAAGCATTGCTTGCACCAAAACCTGCTGCCGGAAACCCTGTCCTGTACATTCATTCATTTGTACCTGAGAGAACAGATAGCGGTGTAGACAGTGTAAAAGGAGCAAATGTTAGCACAATTGTAAACAAACCTTCCGACAAACAGAACTGTAAAGAGGAAAAAATTCGCTCTAAGTTTCCATGCAACCGAAAGTCTTTTGGAGATACCAAACCGAAAAACAATGTCTTGGCCACATATATGACTCATGACCAACCTTTAGTCAATCAACAAAAAGATAGTCATTGCCTTTCTTTGTTGGATCAGAACTGTACCAAGAATGTTTCAAAATCTGAGGTATCCCAAAATCCTCCTGTGCCTAGTAAAAGGAGTCACAAGAAAGGGCACAGCATGGACACACAACATTGTGTGCAGGAAGTTGACTTGAGTAAGGTGAAAATTGAAAGGGTAGATGACGATGAGAGTTTTGGATGCATTTCTTCCTACAACAATCAAGTGTGGTCTCCTGCTGACATGCCCATTATTCCCAAAGTCAAAACAAGGATTAAGAAAGAACCTGGCTTAAGGAGCCGTTCAAAACGATCTGAAGAGGTTACACCAACTAAGCAAGCTCAGCAAAAGTCCAGATGTAAAAGGAAACAGAAAGACGAAGTGGTTAACACTTCTCCAGAACCATACAAAAGAAAG TGGAGACGGCAAATGAAAACACCTCCAGCAGTACCTGAGAAGAAGGCGAAGGCGAACAAGAAATCTGGTTCAGAAAAGGAAGCTGCTGGCATTCGGACAAGGAGACGAAGAAGAAAGAATATAAAGTGTGAGCCTTTTGACCCAGAATTTGACATAG acaTACCAGAGAGGAAACACAAGAACAGTTTCAGAGACTTCATCCCTGTAGTCTTAAAAAGCAGAACCCGCAGCCAGACAG GAAACACTTGTCCTTTGGACTCTGTTTCTGCCTGTGCAGAGTCCTTTTCAGCTGAGGAAGCAGAGGTGGAAGTGCCTTGTAAGAAACGGAAACTAAGGAATGTTTATAAAGCTTGCCAATATCGCAAGAGTATGGTGCCCAAAGAGGAACCAGAGTCAGTGCCCATCAGTCCAGTCCTGCGAGGGTCATGGGATATGTCCAGCAGATCATTCGACACCACAAAGCTGTGGGCCAAGTTAGAAGAGGAGGATGATGGCAATGAGGATGGACCTCTGCGAAGGAGGAAAAGGAGGAGGCAGAAAAACCGAAAATACCAAAATGGAGAATATTTAACTgagaaagaagaagaagaggtATCACTTTGTTACCGGAGGCGAAAAACAAGGCCAG ATGTGAAGAAAAGAAGACTCTCCCCATCAGAGCGCGTTAACAGCACCCAGAAAAGCAAGCTTTCCCTATCCACACGAGATAAAGAGAAACAAGGTGATTCTAGAGCCAGCCCAAATGAATCGCCCAATTCTCAGATGCAAGATAAACCCCCAGGAAAGCGCAAATTCAAAACAAAGCATATTGGTGGAAGCGCGGATGAGGACACAAAG GTCAAAGCGCGGCGCATCAGTCAGTCTCCCAAAACGACCCCAATCAAATCCCCACCTTCGAGAAAAAGTACTGATCCTGGCACCCCTTATCGATCTCGGCGCACAAGTTCACTTGGATCCTCTGACACGCCGTCTGCTCAGCACATCCCTCCAGAGGCCAGGAGACTGATTGTGAATAAAAATGCTGGAGAGACACTGCTGCAAAGAGCCGCAAGACTGGGATACAAG GATGTTGTGCTTTACTGTCTGCAACGAGATCTGGGAGACATTAACCACCGCGACAATGCCGGTTACACAGCATTACACGAGGCCTGTGCACGTGGCTGGACGGATATACTACAGATCCTTCTGGATAATGGAGCCAATGTTAATTGCAGTGCACAGGATGGTACTAG ACCAATCCATGATGCAGTGGTAAACGATAACTTAGAAACCGTATGGCTCCTGTTGTCATATGGCGCTGACCCAACACTTGCCACATACTCTGGACAAACACCCATTAAGCTAGCCAGCAGTGAGGTTATGAGGACATATCTAAGTG ATTACCTCTTTGATCTCCGAGGACGTTCTGAAGGGGATTCACGGGCAACCTGGGATTTTTACAGCAGCACTGTACTGG GTGGTAAGGATGATATTGGCCATGATgtgatcctggaccattctgacAATTCTGAAGAGGAGGGGGACAAAGATCAGGAAGACAACTTCATGTTTGAGTTCTCTGAAAAGCCACTCCTTTCCTGCTATAGCTTGCACGTCTCTCTCACAAGCGG GCCCCGTAATTGGTTCATTTTCTCTGAAGTCCTAAAGAGGCTCAAGCTATCATCCCGAATTTTTCAGGCCCGATATCCGCACTTTGAAATAGCCAGCATTCATAAGAATGAATTCACCAGACAGGTGTTTACAAGCCAGCTTCTCACCCCCTCAGAGGGAACGGACCTCTGGCCCCAGGACATTGGGGAAGTTATAGAGCTGGTGCAATATGACCCAGAACTGCTTCGACTCTTGGGTTCATCTGTGGAATTCCAGTGTGTCAATAGCTGA
- the BCORL1 gene encoding BCL-6 corepressor-like protein 1 isoform X2, producing MISAAPLYSSVHNWTSADCVRMCGIEDRRTALSDEESKTNNSQHLGSEDRVNSVLSKVDFIPATNQSDALMLQEDGGGEVETVQKLEEKPPDPILLVSAVEAVTPETRINISLLGSKQVNSMLDTSTHGASVTDHKRTESARAPAPDKVAGAEPSFQPADADQSVKQKTVLGPGLQIAGQPVEASHTVVSSSFSTLTPFAMSRICFSTTQVPNVQKLPLSFPPGAVLTPSQPLVYIPPQNCGQSLNVTTLPTTFGVTSTLTLPILQHCLQERCLPSIIAPSEMHSHAFASSVGRPITTDSKGVSTELNKPASTTASTSRTNSSSITAPAGVANICSDAPSAALTTLQTLSSHPTLPLVSVNPVTLASYTRTSSNLESQIDTANSSVSPLKSPPQLEREMVSPQDSCEMPLDLSSKSHRNKYTTPNQRKTPPMPVLTPVHTSGKASLSTVLSRSDCNSQRPLLNNFTSSSNVSQNLRAAPSIVMFPEFLRNGDPGSSQLLTAPGSWIKNSAPLISTIPGTYVGVANPVPASMLLNKDSSMSLSTDSRLLAKQEPISIIDQGEPKNSESCSKKSNPTTADGQQPAVQRYVHGHVTSVSSLCPPKNWTSSGHASVHPKCPLNGKPSNAQVLPVSWSPYHQASLFSIGISTTGTLHSSQGTQHRLPIGEYTLFPSILPAEPSVTPQKAVGETVDAPQKNSVASVPVQELSAKGRTCESLSKPRKTNANKALLAPKPAAGNPVLYIHSFVPERTDSGVDSVKGANVSTIVNKPSDKQNCKEEKIRSKFPCNRKSFGDTKPKNNVLATYMTHDQPLVNQQKDSHCLSLLDQNCTKNVSKSEVSQNPPVPSKRSHKKGHSMDTQHCVQEVDLSKVKIERVDDDESFGCISSYNNQVWSPADMPIIPKVKTRIKKEPGLRSRSKRSEEVTPTKQAQQKSRCKRKQKDEVVNTSPEPYKRKWRRQMKTPPAVPEKKAKANKKSGSEKEAAGIRTRRRRRKNIKCEPFDPEFDIGNTCPLDSVSACAESFSAEEAEVEVPCKKRKLRNVYKACQYRKSMVPKEEPESVPISPVLRGSWDMSSRSFDTTKLWAKLEEEDDGNEDGPLRRRKRRRQKNRKYQNGEYLTEKEEEEVSLCYRRRKTRPDVKKRRLSPSERVNSTQKSKLSLSTRDKEKQGDSRASPNESPNSQMQDKPPGKRKFKTKHIGGSADEDTKVKARRISQSPKTTPIKSPPSRKSTDPGTPYRSRRTSSLGSSDTPSAQHIPPEARRLIVNKNAGETLLQRAARLGYKDVVLYCLQRDLGDINHRDNAGYTALHEACARGWTDILQILLDNGANVNCSAQDGTRPIHDAVVNDNLETVWLLLSYGADPTLATYSGQTPIKLASSEVMRTYLSDYLFDLRGRSEGDSRATWDFYSSTVLGGKDDIGHDVILDHSDNSEEEGDKDQEDNFMFEFSEKPLLSCYSLHVSLTSGPRNWFIFSEVLKRLKLSSRIFQARYPHFEIASIHKNEFTRQVFTSQLLTPSEGTDLWPQDIGEVIELVQYDPELLRLLGSSVEFQCVNS from the exons ATGATATCAGCTGCCCCACTTTACAGTAGTGTGCACAACTGGACAAGTGCGGAttgtgtgcgcatgtgcggcatcgAGGACAG GAGAACGGCACTGTCTGATGAAGAGTCCAAAACCAACAACTCCCAGCACCTGGGGTCTGAAGATCGCGTGAATAGTGTTCTTTCCAAG GTGGATTTCATACCAGCAACCAACCAAAGTGATGCCCTGATGCTGCAGGAAGATGGAGGAGGCGAGGTGGAAACTGTTCAGAAACTAGAAGAGAAGCCCCCAGATCCCATCTTGTTAGTTTCTGCAGTTGAGGCGGTGACCCCAGAAACCCGCATTAATATTTCACTACTAGGCAGCAAGCAAGTCAACAGCATGTTGGATACCTCCACCCACGGGGCTTCAGTTACAGACCATAAAAGAACAGAGTCTGCCAGGGCTCCAGCTCCAGACAAAGTAGCCGGAGCAGAACCTTCCTTTCAGCCAGCTGATGCAGATCAATCCGTAAAGCAAAAGACTGTCCTGGGGCCTGGCTTACAAATAGCAGGTCAACCAGTGGAGGCTTCACATACTGTTGTGTCCTCTAGTTTTAGCACGCTAACCCCTTTTGCTATGAGCAGAATCTGCTTCTCTACCACTCAGGTTCCTAATGTTCAGAAACTTCCTCTATCGTTTCCACCTGGAGCGGTTTTGACCCCAAGCCAGCCTCTGGTTTACATCCCACCTCAAAATTGTGGGCAGTCTCTCAATGTAACTACCTTACCAACGACGTTTGGAGTAACGTCCACACTGACTCTTCCTATTCTGCAACACTGTTTGCAGGAGAGATGTCTACCTAGCATCATAGCACCTTCAGAAATGCATTCACATGCGTTTGCATCCTCTGTGGGAAGACCCATCACCACTGATTCTAAAGGGGTTTCTACAGAATTAAATAAGCCAGCCAGCACAACAGCTTCCACGTCTAGAACCAACAGCAGCAGTATCACAGCACCTGCTGGTGTTGCAAATATCTGCTCTGATGCCCCATCTGCTGCTTTGACAACTCTGCAAACTCTGTCTTCTCATCCCACGCTCCCTTTAGTCAGTGTGAACCCTGTTACCCTTGCTTCCTACACCAGGACATCATCTAACCTTGAATCACAAATTGATACTGCAAATTCATCCGTCTCCCCGCTAAAGTCCCCACCTCAACTTGAGAGGGAAATGGTTTCTCCCCAAGACTCTTGTGAAATGCCTCTTGACCTGTCCTCAAAATCCCACCGTAATAAATATACAACACCAAACCAGCGCAAAACCCCTCCTATGCCAGTGTTAACCCCGGTTCACACTAGCGGGAAAGCATCATTGTCCACTGTCTTGTCCAGATCTGACTGCAATTCTCAGCGTCCTCTCCTAAACAACTTCACCAGCAGCAGTAATGTTAGCCAGAATCTTCGAGCAGCACCTTCCATAGTAATGTTCCCAGAATTCTTGCGAAATGGAGATCCAGGGTCATCACAGTTGTTAACAGCTCCTGGGTCTTGGATCAAAAATTCTGCTCCTCTCATTAGCACTATACCTGGTACCTATGTAGGAGTGGCCAACCCAGTGCCTGCCTCTATGTTGTTGAACAAAGACTCAAGCATGAGCCTTAGCACAGACTCTCGACTTCTGGCTAAACAGGAGCCGATCTCAATCATTGACCAGGGAGAGCCAAAGAACTCAGAGTCGTGTAGCAAGAAAAGCAACCCGACTACAGCAGATGGGCAGCAGCCTGCTGTTCAGAGGTACGTTCATGGTCATGTTACTTCAGTGTCCTCTTTATGTCCACCAAAGAATTGGACATCATCTGGACATGCGAGTGTACACCCAAAGTGTCCCTTAAATGGGAAACCCAGCAATGCTCAGGTTTTGCCAGTTAGTTGGTCTCCTTATCATCAGGCCTCGCTGTTTTCCATTGGTATATCGACCACAGGAACACTCCATTCAAGCCAAGGCACTCAACACAGACTTCCCATTGGAGAGTACACCTTATTTCCCAGTATTCTTCCTGCAGAGCCCAGTGTGACCCCTCAGAAGGCTGTTGGTGAAACAGTTGATGCTCCACAGAAAAATTCTGTTGCATCAGTCCCTGTGCAGGAATTGTCTGCAAAGGGAAGGACATGTGAATCTCTTTCCAAGCCAAGGAAAACAAATGCAAATAAAGCATTGCTTGCACCAAAACCTGCTGCCGGAAACCCTGTCCTGTACATTCATTCATTTGTACCTGAGAGAACAGATAGCGGTGTAGACAGTGTAAAAGGAGCAAATGTTAGCACAATTGTAAACAAACCTTCCGACAAACAGAACTGTAAAGAGGAAAAAATTCGCTCTAAGTTTCCATGCAACCGAAAGTCTTTTGGAGATACCAAACCGAAAAACAATGTCTTGGCCACATATATGACTCATGACCAACCTTTAGTCAATCAACAAAAAGATAGTCATTGCCTTTCTTTGTTGGATCAGAACTGTACCAAGAATGTTTCAAAATCTGAGGTATCCCAAAATCCTCCTGTGCCTAGTAAAAGGAGTCACAAGAAAGGGCACAGCATGGACACACAACATTGTGTGCAGGAAGTTGACTTGAGTAAGGTGAAAATTGAAAGGGTAGATGACGATGAGAGTTTTGGATGCATTTCTTCCTACAACAATCAAGTGTGGTCTCCTGCTGACATGCCCATTATTCCCAAAGTCAAAACAAGGATTAAGAAAGAACCTGGCTTAAGGAGCCGTTCAAAACGATCTGAAGAGGTTACACCAACTAAGCAAGCTCAGCAAAAGTCCAGATGTAAAAGGAAACAGAAAGACGAAGTGGTTAACACTTCTCCAGAACCATACAAAAGAAAG TGGAGACGGCAAATGAAAACACCTCCAGCAGTACCTGAGAAGAAGGCGAAGGCGAACAAGAAATCTGGTTCAGAAAAGGAAGCTGCTGGCATTCGGACAAGGAGACGAAGAAGAAAGAATATAAAGTGTGAGCCTTTTGACCCAGAATTTGACATAG GAAACACTTGTCCTTTGGACTCTGTTTCTGCCTGTGCAGAGTCCTTTTCAGCTGAGGAAGCAGAGGTGGAAGTGCCTTGTAAGAAACGGAAACTAAGGAATGTTTATAAAGCTTGCCAATATCGCAAGAGTATGGTGCCCAAAGAGGAACCAGAGTCAGTGCCCATCAGTCCAGTCCTGCGAGGGTCATGGGATATGTCCAGCAGATCATTCGACACCACAAAGCTGTGGGCCAAGTTAGAAGAGGAGGATGATGGCAATGAGGATGGACCTCTGCGAAGGAGGAAAAGGAGGAGGCAGAAAAACCGAAAATACCAAAATGGAGAATATTTAACTgagaaagaagaagaagaggtATCACTTTGTTACCGGAGGCGAAAAACAAGGCCAG ATGTGAAGAAAAGAAGACTCTCCCCATCAGAGCGCGTTAACAGCACCCAGAAAAGCAAGCTTTCCCTATCCACACGAGATAAAGAGAAACAAGGTGATTCTAGAGCCAGCCCAAATGAATCGCCCAATTCTCAGATGCAAGATAAACCCCCAGGAAAGCGCAAATTCAAAACAAAGCATATTGGTGGAAGCGCGGATGAGGACACAAAG GTCAAAGCGCGGCGCATCAGTCAGTCTCCCAAAACGACCCCAATCAAATCCCCACCTTCGAGAAAAAGTACTGATCCTGGCACCCCTTATCGATCTCGGCGCACAAGTTCACTTGGATCCTCTGACACGCCGTCTGCTCAGCACATCCCTCCAGAGGCCAGGAGACTGATTGTGAATAAAAATGCTGGAGAGACACTGCTGCAAAGAGCCGCAAGACTGGGATACAAG GATGTTGTGCTTTACTGTCTGCAACGAGATCTGGGAGACATTAACCACCGCGACAATGCCGGTTACACAGCATTACACGAGGCCTGTGCACGTGGCTGGACGGATATACTACAGATCCTTCTGGATAATGGAGCCAATGTTAATTGCAGTGCACAGGATGGTACTAG ACCAATCCATGATGCAGTGGTAAACGATAACTTAGAAACCGTATGGCTCCTGTTGTCATATGGCGCTGACCCAACACTTGCCACATACTCTGGACAAACACCCATTAAGCTAGCCAGCAGTGAGGTTATGAGGACATATCTAAGTG ATTACCTCTTTGATCTCCGAGGACGTTCTGAAGGGGATTCACGGGCAACCTGGGATTTTTACAGCAGCACTGTACTGG GTGGTAAGGATGATATTGGCCATGATgtgatcctggaccattctgacAATTCTGAAGAGGAGGGGGACAAAGATCAGGAAGACAACTTCATGTTTGAGTTCTCTGAAAAGCCACTCCTTTCCTGCTATAGCTTGCACGTCTCTCTCACAAGCGG GCCCCGTAATTGGTTCATTTTCTCTGAAGTCCTAAAGAGGCTCAAGCTATCATCCCGAATTTTTCAGGCCCGATATCCGCACTTTGAAATAGCCAGCATTCATAAGAATGAATTCACCAGACAGGTGTTTACAAGCCAGCTTCTCACCCCCTCAGAGGGAACGGACCTCTGGCCCCAGGACATTGGGGAAGTTATAGAGCTGGTGCAATATGACCCAGAACTGCTTCGACTCTTGGGTTCATCTGTGGAATTCCAGTGTGTCAATAGCTGA